The genome window GCCGTCACTCGCGCTTTGCTGGTCGGCTTTGCAGTGTGGCTGGTGATGCTCGCCTGGCCCGGAGTCCACGTCACCGTGCGCGAACCGCTGACGCTGCTTTATTTCGGGCTCGCGGGGTCGCTGATGTTGGCCTTCCTCGGGCTGATCACGTCGATCTGGGCCGACAAGTTCGACCATGCGGCGATGGTCACCAACTTCGTGGTCGCGCCCCTCTCGCTGCTCAGCGGCACCTTCTACGCCGTCGACTCGCTGTCGCCGGGCTTTCAGGCGGCGAGTCACGCCAATCCGTTCTTCTACGTCATCTCCGGCTTCCGCCACGGCTTCCTCGGGGTCTCGGATTCGCCGCTCGTCGTCGGCGCGCTAGTCCTCGCCGCAATCAACGTCATCCTGCTGCTGGCCTGCGTCACGCTCCTCAAGCGGGGCTGGAAGATCAAGAACTGACTTTTTTCCTGCGCGGTGATCCAGCGGGGCGCCCGGACCCGTCTAACTCCTGACCAACCATCGGAGGAGTAACGAAATGAACGGGATGCCAGTCACGGAAATGATCCTCGGGATGACAGCGGGCTGCCTGCTGCTGATCGGGGCGATCCAGATCCTGCGGCTGATCCAGACCTGGATCACGCACAAGACGATCCGCCGGACGATCGACAAGGACCCGTCGCTCGCCGTCGGGATGCTCGCTCGTCTGGGCGAACCGGGCAGCTCTGCCGGCGACGACCGCACCGGAGTGGTGCTGATCGCCATCGGGTTGGCGATGATCGGCGCGACTGTGCTGGTCGGCGATGCGACATGGCTTCGCTACGGGTTGGGAGCGGCGCTGTTCCCATTGCTGGTCGGCGGTGCCTTGTGGCTGCGCCAGTCGCTGGCCGAGCGGGCGGCGCAGCGTGCCGCCGGGGAATGAGGAAGATTTCGCCCTGGCGCAGCGCTCGGCAGCCGGCGACACGACCGCGTTCGCATTGCTGGTCGAGAAGCACGAGCGGCCGCTGCGCGCGTTCCTCGAGCGGTTGGCGGGCGCTGACGGCGACGACCTCGCTCAGCAGGCGTTCCTCAAGGCGTGGCGTTCGGCCGGGCAATATGACGGCCGGGCACGCTTCTCGACATGGCTCACGCGGATCGCCTGGCGCTGCCGGCTCGATCAGTTGCGCCGGCGTCAACCGGAGCCGGTCGAACCGCCAGTCGCGGTCGACCACCATCGCCCCCTCGAGGTCGCCGATTTGCTCGCCCGTCTCGGCGAGCGCGAGCGGGCAGCGCTGATCCTCTGTGAAGGCCATGGCTGGACTCATGGCGAGGCCGCGACACTGCTGGCAATTCCGCTTGGGACGCTCAAATCGACAATTGCGCGCGCCAAACGACAGTGCCGGCAAGTATGGGAAGCAAGCGATGACTGACGACGGTTTCGAGATCTGGCTCAAGTCGACGCTGGTGCCCGCCGAGCGGCCGCCCGACCGTGACTTTACGCTCAAGGTCGATGCGTTGGTGAGGCTCGACCAGCGGCTGGGTGCGGAGAGCAAGGCGGCGCTGGCCGGTTTCGCCCATCGGGCGCTTGGCTTCGCGGCAGTGGCGGCAGCGCTGGTGTGGCTGGTGCGGTCCCCCCGGATTGACGCCACAATCGCCGACTCGCCCGACCTTGCGGTGGCCGGATTGATCGCCATCCTTGTCATGCTGGTGCCGCTAATTGCCGGCCCGCGCCACAGCACCGCAGGGTCGCGCGCAGCAAAATCAGAGGCTTAGCCGTTTCGGAGGCTGAACGAGCGATAACCAGCGCGTTCAGACCGCTCTCAAGCCGCACGTCCTAGAAGATGCTCACCACCCGCTCGAGAAGGAGAGCATCATGCGTACCAAGCTTCTGACTGCCGCCGCGTTTGCGATTGCCGCTGCCGCTCCGGCCGCCGCCCAGTGGGCGCCCCCGCCGCCGCAGGGCTATGGTTATGGCCAGCCGGCCTACGGCTACGGTCAGCAGGGATATGGCCAAGTCAACCACGGCCAGTTCCGCGCGCTCCAGGTGCGGCTTGACCGCGCCCAGCGCACGATCGACCGGCTCGACCGCCGCGATGTGCTGTCGAACCGCGAGGCGCGTCGCCTGCGCGAAATGAGCTGGGACGTGCGCAACGATCTGATGCGCGCCGCCCGCGACGGTCTCAACTACAGCGAGTTCCGTCGCTTCGAGATGCGGCTCGGCCAGCTCGAGTTCCGCATCAATCGCGAGGCGCGTGACGGTAATCGCTACGGCAATCAGGCCTATGCCTATGCCGACCGTGACCGCGACGGCCGTCCCGACCGCTGGGAAGACGACCGCGGCCGCGATCACGATGGGCGCCGCCACCGCGACGACGACGATTAAGTCGAGGCGCGACGAATGACGGGAAGGGCGGGGTCCGCGGGCCTCGCCCTTTTCATTTGCGCGGGGGCCGAGATATAGGCGCTCGCGAAATCCATCCCGCTTCGGAGACCTGCCTCATGGCCATTACGCCGCTCATGCCCGTCTATCCGCGCTGCGAGGTCCGGCCGGTCCGCGGAGAGGGCATCTGGCTGTACGGCGAGAATGGCGAGAAATATCTCGACTTCGCGAGCGGCATCGCGGTCAATCTGCTGGGACATGGCCATCCGCACCTGACGAAGGCGATCCAGCAACAGGCGGAAACACTGATCCATGTCTCCAACCTTTACGGCTCGCCGCAGGGCGAGGCGCTGGCGCAGCGGATCGTCGATCTGACCTTTGCCGATACGGTGTTCTTCACCAACTCCGGGGCCGAGGCGGTGGAGTGCGCGATCAAGACCGCGCGGCGCTATCACCATGCCGGCGGCAACCCGCACAAGAACGAGCTGATCACTTTCAAGAATGCCTTCCACGGCCGAACCATGGCGACGATCAGCGCGACCGATCAGGAGAAGCTGCGCGACGGATTTGCGCCGCTGCTCGAGGGGTTCAAGGTGGTCGAGTTCGACAATCTCGACGCCGCCTTGGGAGCGATCGATGGACGGAGCAGTGGTTTCCTAATCGAGCCGATCCAGGGGGAGGGGGGCATCCGGCCGGCGAGCCGCGAATTCCTACACGGGCTGCGCAAAGCGTGCGACGAGCAGGATCTGATGCTCGTTTTCGACGAGGTTCAGTGCGGCGTTGCGCGCACCGGGCACCTTTATGCGTATGAATATTACGGAATCGCGCCCGATATCCTCGCCACGGCGAAGGGCATCGGCGGCGGCTTCCCGCTGGGCGCGTGCCTGGCGACCGAGAAAGCGGCGCGCGGGATGGTGATCGGCACCCACGGCTCGACCTATGGCGGCAACCCGCTGGCGATGGCCGCCGGCCAGGCGGTGCTCGACGTCGTCGCCAACGACGAATTCCTCGCCGAGGTGCGCGCCAAGGGCGAGCGGCTGCGCTCGGCGCTCGAGCAGATGATCCCCAATCACAGCCATTTGTTCGACAGCGTGCGCGGGGTCGGGCTGATGCTGGGCCTGAAGCTCAAGAGCGACAGCCGCGCCTTCGTCAACTGGCTGCGCAGCGAGGGCATCCTGCTGGTCGCGGCGGGCGAGAACGTGGTCCGGATCCTGCCGCCACTGACGATCGACGAGGCCGACATTAGGACGTTCGTCGACGGCCTGTCCGCGGCGGCCGACAAGTACCGGTTGCCGGACGCGGCGTGAGCGCCGGGGCCGACCAGGCGCTCGGCTTCACCATCCCCGGGCGGCACGCGCGCGGGCGGCTGGTGCGCGTCGGGGCAACGCTCGACACGATCCTCGCCAACCACGACTATCCGCCGCCGATCGCGCAATTGCTGGCCGAGGCGCTGGCGCTAACAGGCTTGCTCGGCACCTTGCTCAAGGACCCGAGCGGCCAGCTGACGCTCCAGGCGCAGACCGAGAAGGGCATCGTCGACCTCCTGGTGTGCGACTATCTCGCCGGAGCGCTGCGCGGCTATGTCCGCCACGACCCCGACCGGCTGGCGGAGGCGGGACCCGACCCCAACCTCTTCTCGCTATTCGGCAAGGGCTATCTGGCGATCACCTTCGACCAGCCAGTGACCGCCGAGCGCTACCAGGGCATCGTGCCGCTGGAAGGCGAGGGGCTGGGCGAGGCGGCGCAAAGCTATTTCGCGCAATCCGAGCAGATCCCATCGCTGGTCCGGCTGGCGGCCAAGTGCGGCGAGGACGGGCGCTGGGTCGCGGGCGGACTGATGCTGCAGCATCTGCCCGAGGGCGAGGAGGGGCGCGAACGGCTCCACACAAGGCTCGACCACCCCGAATGGCCGCACCTCGCGATCCTCGGCGGTTCGGTCAAGGACAGCGAGCTGCTCGACCCCGAGCTGCCGCTCGACCAATTGGTGTGGCGGCTGTTCCACGACGAGGAGGAGGTGCGGGTGCTGGAACCGGTGCCGCTGTCGCGCGGCTGCCGCTGCGACCCCGACTATGTGCGATCGGTCATTGCCCGCTTCCCGGCGGAAGAGCAGGCGGCGATGGTCGGCGAGGACGGGCTGATCCGCGTCGACTGCGCGTTCTGCGCGACCGACTTCCCGATCGACCCGGCGGAATTGCAATAGCGCTGGACGCGGGCGGTCAGCCTTCTTTAATCTAACGCAAGTTAAGTTTTTTGTATGCGAGTCGCTGTGAAGATTCCCGCTTTTGTCGCCGTCCCGGTTGCCCTCCTGTCACTGGGCGCGGCGCTTCCGCCGTCGTTGCAAGGCAGCGGCCTGTGGGAAGTCGGGACCAAGGCGAGCGGCGCCGGGGCCGGCCGCCATTGCCTCGCCGACACCGCGCTCCTCACCCAATGGGAGCATCGCGGCGCGCAATGCACGCGGGTCGTGCTGAGCGGCAACCGCGACCGGTCCGAGGTGCAATACACCTGCCCGGCGGGCGGCTTCGGCACCAGCCGGGTGCAATTGCTGACCCCGCGCAGCGTGCGCATCGAGACCCAGGGCATCTCGGGCGGGCTGCCGTTCGGCTACACCATCTATGCCCGCCGGCTTGGCCCATGCGGGCCCGTTAAGCGATAGTTTAAGCTTCGCGGCGTAAGGCGGTGGCGTGCCCGGGACGGGCGCGCTTTCCTCCCTGCGGCCGTCGGGCCGCGACTGGGGCCGCTTCGGCGGCCCCTTCTTTTTCGGCGATCGAGGCCCTAGACGCGCGCCGATGCCCGATACGACGCGCAAGCAAGCGGTGGTGTTGCTCTCCGGCGGCCTCGATTCGATGGTCTGCGCCGGCCTTGCGCGCGAGGCCGGGTTCGACGTCGTCGCGCTTACCATCGACTATAACCAGCGCCACCGGATCGAGCTGGCGGCGGCGGAGCGGATCGCGCAGGCGGTGGGCGCGGTGCGGCACATCGTCCTGCCGCTCGACCTCAGCCGGTTCGGCGGATCGGCGCTGACCGGCGACGGAGACGTTCCCAAGCACGGCGTCGACGGGACCATTCCGGCGACCTACGTCCCGGCACGCAACACCATTTTCTTGTCGATCTGCCTCGGCCTGGCCGAAGCGACCGGCGCGCGCGACCTCTATATCGGGGTGAATGCGCTCGACTATTCGGGCTATCCCGACTGCCGGCCGGAGTTCGTCGCGGCGTTCGAGAATCTCGCCAACATCGCCACCCGCGCCGGGGTCGAAGGCGAGCCGTTCACGCTCCACACGCCGCTGCTGGCGATGAGCAAGGCCGACATCGCGCGCGAGGCGGACCGGCTCGGACTCGACGCCGGGATGAGCTGGTCGTGCTACGACCCCGGTGCCGACGGGCGGCCGTGCGGCCAGTGCGATTCGTGCCGCTTACGCGCGCGGGGCTTCGCCGAGGCCGGCCTGGTCGATCCGGCGGCGGCATGAGCTACGCGGTCAAGGAGCTGTTCCTGACGCTTCAGGGCGAGGGCGTGCAGGCGGGGTCGCGGGCGGTGTTCCTGCGCTTCGCCGGCTGCAATCTGTGGAGCGGGCGCGAGGTCGACCGGGCCGCGGCGCAATGCACCTTCTGCGACACCGATTTCGTCGGCACCGACGGGCCGGGCGGGGGCAAGTTCAGCGATTCCGACGCGCTTGCGGCCGCGGTCGAAGCGGCGTGGGGCGCGGGACGCGACGAGCGGCTGGTGGTGGTCACCGGCGGCGAGCCGATGCTGCAGCTCGACCCGGCGCTGATCGATTCGCTGCACGCGCGCGGCTTCCGGGTGGCGGCGGAGAGCAACGGCACGCTCCCCGCCGTGGCCGGGCTCGACTGGCTATGCGTCAGCCCCAAGGCGGGGACCGAAGTGGTCCAGCGTGCGGGCGACGAGTTGAAGCTGGTGTGGCCGCAGCCGGGGATCGACCCGGCCGAGCTCGAACGCTGGGATTTCGCCCACTTCCTGGTCCAGCCGATGGATTGCGCCAATCGCGCCGGGGCGATGGCGGCGGCGGTGGCGCTGGCGATGGAACGGCCGCGCTGGCGGCTGACGCTCCAGGCGCACAAGATCGCCGGGCTCGCCTAGCCGGTCGTCGCTTCGCTGTTGGCCGCTTCCGGCTCGGCGGGCTGGGCCGGCTCGCTGGCGGGCTGAGCTCGCGGAGCTGCGGGGCGCGGACGGCGCGGGGCGGTGCGATTGCCGGTCGAAGCCTCGCCATCCTCCTCGACGTCGGCGGCGATGTTGGCGATGTCGATGTCGGCCGCCATGTTGGCGTCGGCGCCGCTGGCGGCGTCGATCGCGGTGAGATCGTTCGAATCGAGATTGTCGGCGGCGAGCTGCTCGTCGGCCTGGCGCACGTCCTGCGCCGCGGGCTTCTTGTCGCAGCCGGCGGCGGCGAGCGCGGCGAGCGCGATGATCAAAATGGGCTGGCGCATCCGGTGGCAATTCCTCGGCACGAAAAAGGGGCTGCCGGGATGGTTACCGGCAGCCCCTTCAAAAGCCAACGCCCGCGCGAGGTGCGTGGGCAGCGACATTACATCGCGTTGTTGGTCGCCGTCGCATTGGCGTCGACAGTCGCATTGGCGTCGACGGTCGTGTTGGTGTCGGCGTTCATGGTCATGTTCGCGTCCATGTTGACGTCCGCGTTCATGGTGTCGTCGGTCATGACGTTCTCGGTGGTCATGGTGTCTTCGACGTTCATGGTGTTGTTCTCGGCTTCGTTGTTGGTGCAAGCCGAAAGGGTCAGAACCGCAGCGGCGGTCAGGATCAGAGCGCGCATATTGTAACTCCCATTTGTTTTCGTTGATCAAAAAAATCAGGGCCCCCGCGAGGAGAACCCTGTACGCAAAAAGCCGGCGCCCTCCCGAAGGAGAGCGCCGAGCAGATTACATGCCGTTGGCGAGATTCGTGTCGGCGCTGTTGGTCGCGAGATCGGTCGCGACAGCGTTGACCGAGCCATTAGCGTCGGTGACGACGTTGGCGCCGGTCGCGTTCATCGCGTTGGCGTCCATCATCATGTTGTCGGTGCCGAGGTTCTCGGTCGCCAGCGCCTCGTTGACGGCGGCATTTTCTTCAGCGTCGCCGGCATTGTTACAAGCCGAGAGCGCCAGGGCCGCACCAGCGACCAGGATAAGAGCACGCATTCAAAACTCCCTTGATAATTTACGATCTGGAGCAGGGTTGGCCCCCTCGCAAATCGCGCGCACAATAGTCGGAAGGGAGGGCGGCCTCAAGGCACTTTGTCGGGGGCAGCCAGGCGGCCCAGGAAAACCGCCAAATTCCGCCCCAGAGCGGCATCGAGATCGGCCATATCGTGGCGATTTTCGAGCGCCTCGAGGCTGGTCACGCCAAATTCCGAAATGCCGCACGGGACGATACCGCCGAAATGGTCGAGCGCCGGGGCGACGTT of Sphingomonas mesophila contains these proteins:
- a CDS encoding ABC transporter permease, translated to MIGQTPSPDAPRRPRAGLGETTLNGVNWGGLRTLYIKEVRRFFKVQMQTVWAPAITTLLYLIIFTVALGRSGKTVMGVPFADFIAPGLIVMAMLQNSFANASFSLLVGKMQGTIVDYLMPPLSVGELIAGLVGAAVTRALLVGFAVWLVMLAWPGVHVTVREPLTLLYFGLAGSLMLAFLGLITSIWADKFDHAAMVTNFVVAPLSLLSGTFYAVDSLSPGFQAASHANPFFYVISGFRHGFLGVSDSPLVVGALVLAAINVILLLACVTLLKRGWKIKN
- a CDS encoding RNA polymerase sigma factor translates to MPPGNEEDFALAQRSAAGDTTAFALLVEKHERPLRAFLERLAGADGDDLAQQAFLKAWRSAGQYDGRARFSTWLTRIAWRCRLDQLRRRQPEPVEPPVAVDHHRPLEVADLLARLGERERAALILCEGHGWTHGEAATLLAIPLGTLKSTIARAKRQCRQVWEASDD
- a CDS encoding aspartate aminotransferase family protein, with translation MAITPLMPVYPRCEVRPVRGEGIWLYGENGEKYLDFASGIAVNLLGHGHPHLTKAIQQQAETLIHVSNLYGSPQGEALAQRIVDLTFADTVFFTNSGAEAVECAIKTARRYHHAGGNPHKNELITFKNAFHGRTMATISATDQEKLRDGFAPLLEGFKVVEFDNLDAALGAIDGRSSGFLIEPIQGEGGIRPASREFLHGLRKACDEQDLMLVFDEVQCGVARTGHLYAYEYYGIAPDILATAKGIGGGFPLGACLATEKAARGMVIGTHGSTYGGNPLAMAAGQAVLDVVANDEFLAEVRAKGERLRSALEQMIPNHSHLFDSVRGVGLMLGLKLKSDSRAFVNWLRSEGILLVAAGENVVRILPPLTIDEADIRTFVDGLSAAADKYRLPDAA
- a CDS encoding Hsp33 family molecular chaperone HslO, whose translation is MSAGADQALGFTIPGRHARGRLVRVGATLDTILANHDYPPPIAQLLAEALALTGLLGTLLKDPSGQLTLQAQTEKGIVDLLVCDYLAGALRGYVRHDPDRLAEAGPDPNLFSLFGKGYLAITFDQPVTAERYQGIVPLEGEGLGEAAQSYFAQSEQIPSLVRLAAKCGEDGRWVAGGLMLQHLPEGEEGRERLHTRLDHPEWPHLAILGGSVKDSELLDPELPLDQLVWRLFHDEEEVRVLEPVPLSRGCRCDPDYVRSVIARFPAEEQAAMVGEDGLIRVDCAFCATDFPIDPAELQ
- a CDS encoding DUF3617 domain-containing protein, coding for MKIPAFVAVPVALLSLGAALPPSLQGSGLWEVGTKASGAGAGRHCLADTALLTQWEHRGAQCTRVVLSGNRDRSEVQYTCPAGGFGTSRVQLLTPRSVRIETQGISGGLPFGYTIYARRLGPCGPVKR
- the queC gene encoding 7-cyano-7-deazaguanine synthase QueC, with amino-acid sequence MPDTTRKQAVVLLSGGLDSMVCAGLAREAGFDVVALTIDYNQRHRIELAAAERIAQAVGAVRHIVLPLDLSRFGGSALTGDGDVPKHGVDGTIPATYVPARNTIFLSICLGLAEATGARDLYIGVNALDYSGYPDCRPEFVAAFENLANIATRAGVEGEPFTLHTPLLAMSKADIAREADRLGLDAGMSWSCYDPGADGRPCGQCDSCRLRARGFAEAGLVDPAAA
- the queE gene encoding 7-carboxy-7-deazaguanine synthase — encoded protein: MSYAVKELFLTLQGEGVQAGSRAVFLRFAGCNLWSGREVDRAAAQCTFCDTDFVGTDGPGGGKFSDSDALAAAVEAAWGAGRDERLVVVTGGEPMLQLDPALIDSLHARGFRVAAESNGTLPAVAGLDWLCVSPKAGTEVVQRAGDELKLVWPQPGIDPAELERWDFAHFLVQPMDCANRAGAMAAAVALAMERPRWRLTLQAHKIAGLA